From a single Serratia surfactantfaciens genomic region:
- the mnmH gene encoding tRNA 2-selenouridine(34) synthase MnmH, with the protein MSNVQGRPDSDDYPRIFLQDVPLIDVRAPIEFQQGAFAQALNLPLMVDSERQAVGTCYKQHGQQAAIALGHSLVNGKLREQRTTAWLTACAQRPEGYIYCFRGGLRSQLVQQWLHEAGVDYPRIVGGYKALRNYLLGVLAQSAELPMALVGGNTGSGKTLLVNELADGVDLEGAARHRGSSFGRTLAGQSSQIDFENRLAVLLLKKQHGGSRRWVLEDEGRIIGSNNLPLPLFNGMQQAPVAVIDDPFDIRLARLQAEYIDGMREQFEQTYGAEEGWRQYDDYLHHGLFAIRRRLGLERFQQLTLRLEAALRIQRLSGQGDAHREWLAPLLQQYYDPMYCYQLEKKAQRIVFRGNYAEVREFLMTFSQKNGE; encoded by the coding sequence GTGTCCAACGTGCAAGGAAGGCCGGACAGCGACGATTACCCACGCATTTTCCTGCAGGACGTGCCGCTGATTGACGTGCGTGCGCCGATTGAATTCCAGCAGGGCGCCTTCGCCCAGGCGCTGAATTTGCCGCTGATGGTCGACAGCGAGCGGCAGGCGGTCGGTACCTGCTATAAGCAGCATGGCCAGCAAGCGGCGATTGCGCTCGGCCACAGTCTGGTGAACGGCAAACTGCGCGAACAGCGCACTACCGCCTGGCTGACGGCCTGCGCGCAGCGGCCCGAAGGCTATATTTACTGTTTCCGCGGCGGGTTGCGCTCGCAACTGGTGCAGCAATGGTTGCATGAGGCCGGCGTGGACTACCCGCGCATCGTCGGCGGCTACAAGGCGCTGCGCAATTATCTGCTCGGCGTGCTGGCGCAAAGCGCCGAGCTGCCGATGGCCCTGGTCGGCGGCAATACCGGTAGCGGCAAGACGCTGCTGGTCAACGAACTGGCCGATGGCGTCGATCTGGAAGGCGCGGCGCGCCATCGCGGTTCATCTTTTGGCCGAACGCTGGCGGGCCAGAGCTCGCAGATCGATTTTGAGAATCGTCTGGCTGTGTTATTGCTGAAAAAACAGCATGGTGGCAGCCGCCGTTGGGTGCTGGAAGACGAAGGGCGGATCATCGGCAGCAACAATCTGCCGTTGCCGTTGTTCAATGGCATGCAGCAGGCGCCGGTAGCGGTGATCGACGATCCGTTCGACATTCGCCTGGCGCGCCTGCAGGCGGAATATATCGACGGCATGCGCGAACAGTTCGAACAAACCTATGGTGCAGAAGAGGGTTGGCGGCAATACGACGACTATTTGCACCATGGCCTGTTCGCCATACGCCGTCGTCTGGGGCTGGAGCGTTTCCAGCAGTTGACGCTGCGACTCGAAGCGGCGTTGCGGATACAGCGCCTCAGCGGCCAGGGCGACGCGCACCGCGAATGGTTGGCGCCCCTGTTGCAGCAGTACTACGATCCGATGTATTGCTATCAGTTGGAAAAGAAAGCCCAGCGGATCGTCTTCCGCGGGAACTATGCAGAAGTAAGAGAATTCTTGATGACGTTCAGCCAGAAAAACGGTGAATAA
- a CDS encoding DUF1496 domain-containing protein, with protein MLKVEGEVLQCVREPNTIGTNPLIWVRLKK; from the coding sequence GTGCTCAAAGTGGAGGGGGAAGTGCTGCAGTGCGTGCGTGAGCCCAACACCATCGGTACCAACCCCTTGATTTGGGTGCGCCTGAAGAAGTGA
- a CDS encoding DNA topoisomerase III, whose amino-acid sequence MRLFIAEKPSLARAIADVLPKPHRRGDGYIACGNNDVVTWCVGHLLEQAQPDAYDSRYARWSLADLPIIPEKWRLQPRPSVSKQLNAIKKLLLEADEVVHAGDPDREGQLLVDEVLDYLDLTAEKRQNVRRCLINDLNPQAVERAVERLRDNRDFIPLCVSALARSRADWLYGINMTRAYTLLGRNAGYDGVLSVGRVQTPVLGLVVRRDEEIENFVPKDFFEVKAHIVTPKEERFVALWQPSESCEPYQDEEGRLLHRPLAEHVVKRIEGQPALVTAYNDKRESDTASLPFSLSTLQIEAARRYNLSAQQVLDVCQRLYETHKLITYPRSDCRYLPEEHFAGRHAVLNAISVHQPELYPQPVIDSDRRNRCWDDKKVDAHHAIIPTARAGKVNLTQDERNVYGLVARQYLMQFCPDAVFRKCVIELDIAGGKFIAKARFLAEAGWRTLLGSKERDEENEGAPLPVVAKDDELLCERGEVVERQTQPPRPFTDASLLSAMTGIARFVQDKALKKILRATDGLGTEATRAGIIELLFKRAFLYKKGRYIHSSETGRALIHSLPDLAARPDMTANWEATLTQISEKSCRYQDFMQPLVGTLQELIYQAKQSRASMAFRGLPPPPASGGKKRRKSAGKAQEKSE is encoded by the coding sequence ATGCGACTGTTCATAGCCGAGAAACCGAGTTTGGCGCGCGCCATTGCCGACGTATTGCCCAAGCCGCATCGCCGCGGCGACGGTTATATCGCCTGCGGCAACAACGATGTGGTGACCTGGTGCGTCGGTCACCTGTTGGAGCAGGCCCAGCCTGACGCCTATGACAGCCGCTATGCGCGTTGGTCGTTGGCGGATCTGCCGATCATTCCTGAAAAATGGCGATTGCAGCCGCGCCCTTCGGTCAGCAAACAGCTCAATGCGATTAAAAAGTTGCTGCTCGAAGCCGATGAAGTTGTGCACGCCGGAGACCCGGACCGCGAAGGGCAGTTACTGGTGGATGAGGTGCTGGACTATCTGGATTTGACGGCAGAAAAGCGCCAGAACGTGCGCCGCTGTCTGATCAACGATCTCAACCCGCAGGCGGTGGAGCGTGCTGTCGAACGCCTGCGCGACAACCGTGATTTCATTCCGCTGTGCGTGTCCGCACTGGCGCGTTCGCGCGCCGACTGGCTCTATGGCATCAATATGACCCGCGCCTATACGCTGCTGGGCCGCAATGCCGGTTATGACGGCGTGCTGTCGGTGGGCAGGGTGCAGACGCCGGTGCTGGGGTTGGTGGTGCGGCGCGACGAAGAGATAGAAAACTTTGTGCCGAAAGACTTCTTCGAGGTCAAAGCGCACATCGTCACGCCGAAAGAAGAGCGCTTTGTGGCGCTGTGGCAGCCCAGCGAATCCTGCGAGCCTTATCAGGATGAAGAGGGGCGTTTGCTGCATCGGCCGTTGGCGGAGCACGTGGTTAAGCGCATCGAAGGCCAACCGGCCCTGGTCACCGCCTATAATGATAAACGGGAATCAGATACCGCATCGCTGCCATTTTCGCTCTCTACGCTGCAAATCGAAGCGGCCCGGCGTTATAACCTCAGTGCGCAGCAGGTGCTGGATGTTTGCCAGCGGCTGTATGAAACCCACAAATTGATCACCTATCCGCGTTCCGACTGCCGTTACTTGCCGGAAGAGCATTTCGCCGGCCGTCACGCGGTGCTAAACGCAATCAGCGTACATCAACCTGAGCTGTACCCGCAGCCGGTGATCGACAGCGATCGCCGCAACCGCTGCTGGGACGATAAAAAGGTCGATGCCCACCACGCCATTATTCCCACCGCCCGCGCCGGCAAGGTCAACCTGACGCAGGATGAGCGGAACGTGTATGGGCTGGTGGCACGTCAGTACTTGATGCAGTTTTGTCCGGATGCGGTATTCCGCAAATGCGTGATCGAGCTGGATATCGCCGGCGGCAAATTTATCGCCAAGGCGCGTTTCCTGGCGGAAGCCGGCTGGCGTACGCTGTTGGGCAGCAAGGAGCGCGACGAGGAAAACGAAGGTGCGCCGCTGCCGGTGGTGGCTAAAGATGATGAGCTGCTGTGCGAGCGCGGTGAAGTGGTAGAACGCCAGACCCAGCCCCCACGGCCGTTTACCGACGCCAGCCTGCTGTCGGCCATGACCGGCATCGCGCGGTTCGTACAAGATAAAGCGCTAAAGAAAATCCTGCGAGCGACCGATGGTTTAGGGACGGAAGCGACGCGAGCGGGGATCATCGAATTACTGTTCAAGCGGGCGTTTCTGTACAAGAAGGGGCGCTATATTCACTCCAGCGAAACCGGGCGCGCGTTGATTCACTCGCTGCCGGATCTTGCTGCTCGTCCTGATATGACGGCCAACTGGGAGGCTACGCTGACGCAAATCAGCGAGAAATCCTGTCGTTATCAGGACTTTATGCAGCCGTTGGTCGGCACGCTGCAAGAGCTGATTTATCAGGCCAAGCAGAGCCGGGCGAGCATGGCGTTTCGTGGATTGCCACCGCCGCCTGCCAGCGGGGGCAAAAAACGCAGAAAAAGCGCCGGTAAGGCGCAGGAGAAGAGTGAATGA
- the purU gene encoding formyltetrahydrofolate deformylase, with amino-acid sequence MPHQNVQRKVLRTICPDAKGLIAKITNICYKHELNIVQNNEFVDHRTGRFFMRTELEGIFNDNTLLADLDSALPEGSLRELHSTGRRRIVVLVTKEAHCLGDLLMKSAYGGLDVEIAAVIGNHDTLQSLVERFDIPFHLVSHEGLTREQHDREMTARIDQYQPDYVVLAKYMRVLTPAFVQHYPNQVINIHHSFLPAFIGARPYHQAYERGVKIIGATAHYVNDNLDEGPIIMQDVIHVDHTYSAEDMMRAGRDVEKNVLSRALYQVLAQRVFVYGNRTVIL; translated from the coding sequence ATGCCACACCAAAATGTACAACGGAAAGTGTTACGCACCATCTGCCCGGACGCCAAAGGGCTGATCGCCAAGATCACCAACATTTGTTACAAGCACGAACTCAATATCGTCCAGAACAATGAGTTCGTCGATCACCGCACCGGGCGTTTCTTCATGCGCACCGAGCTGGAAGGCATTTTCAACGACAACACGCTGCTGGCCGATCTGGACAGCGCGCTGCCGGAAGGTTCACTGCGCGAGCTGCACAGCACCGGACGCCGGCGCATCGTGGTGCTAGTCACCAAAGAGGCCCACTGCCTGGGCGATCTGTTGATGAAAAGCGCCTATGGCGGTCTCGACGTTGAAATCGCCGCCGTGATTGGCAACCACGACACCTTGCAATCGCTGGTGGAGCGTTTCGACATTCCTTTCCACCTGGTGAGCCACGAAGGCCTGACGCGCGAACAGCACGACCGCGAAATGACGGCCAGGATCGATCAATATCAGCCGGATTATGTAGTGCTGGCCAAATATATGCGCGTACTGACGCCGGCCTTCGTACAACATTATCCGAATCAGGTGATCAACATTCACCATTCGTTCCTGCCGGCGTTTATCGGCGCGCGTCCTTATCACCAGGCCTACGAGCGCGGCGTGAAAATCATCGGCGCCACCGCCCACTACGTTAACGACAATCTCGACGAAGGCCCAATCATCATGCAGGACGTGATCCACGTCGATCACACCTACTCCGCCGAGGATATGATGCGCGCCGGCCGCGACGTTGAGAAAAATGTGCTCAGCCGCGCGCTGTACCAGGTACTGGCGCAGCGTGTCTTCGTCTACGGCAATCGCACCGTTATTCTGTAA
- the selD gene encoding selenide, water dikinase SelD: MTSPAIRLTQYSHGAGCGCKISPKVLETILHSEREKFVDPRLLVGNETRDDAAVYDIGNGVGIISTTDFFMPIVDDPFDFGRIAAANAISDVYAMGGKPIMAIAILGWPIAKLPPEVAQQVIDGGRFACQQAGIALAGGHSIDAPEPIFGLAVTGVVNTERVKKNSAAQAGAKLYLTKPLGIGVLTTAEKQSKLRPEHQGLATEVMCRLNKPGADFAEVAGVTAMTDITGFGLLGHLSEVCQGSGLQATVWFDRVPKLPDVEAYIAEGCVPGGTGRNFDSYGHLVGEMSDLQRQLLCDPQTSGGLLLAVLPEAEAQVLAIAEQHGITLNAIGELHAASAGKPLIEVE, translated from the coding sequence ATGACATCGCCAGCGATCCGTTTAACCCAGTACAGCCATGGCGCTGGCTGCGGCTGCAAAATCTCACCGAAAGTTCTCGAAACCATCTTGCACAGCGAGCGGGAAAAATTTGTCGATCCGCGCCTGCTGGTCGGCAATGAAACCCGCGACGACGCGGCGGTGTACGACATCGGCAACGGCGTCGGCATCATCAGCACCACCGACTTCTTCATGCCGATCGTCGACGATCCGTTCGATTTCGGCCGCATCGCCGCCGCTAACGCCATCAGCGACGTATACGCCATGGGCGGTAAACCGATCATGGCGATTGCCATTCTCGGCTGGCCGATCGCCAAACTGCCGCCGGAGGTGGCGCAGCAGGTGATCGACGGCGGCCGTTTCGCCTGCCAGCAGGCGGGGATCGCGCTGGCCGGCGGCCACTCCATCGATGCGCCGGAGCCCATTTTCGGCCTGGCGGTCACCGGCGTGGTCAATACCGAGCGGGTGAAGAAAAACAGCGCCGCACAGGCCGGGGCGAAACTCTATCTGACTAAACCGCTCGGCATCGGCGTGCTGACGACCGCCGAAAAACAAAGCAAGCTGCGCCCGGAGCATCAGGGCCTGGCGACGGAGGTGATGTGCCGCCTGAATAAACCGGGCGCCGACTTTGCCGAAGTGGCGGGCGTCACGGCGATGACCGACATCACCGGCTTTGGCCTGTTGGGCCACCTGAGCGAAGTTTGTCAGGGCTCCGGTCTGCAGGCGACGGTCTGGTTCGATCGGGTGCCGAAACTGCCGGACGTCGAGGCGTACATCGCCGAGGGCTGCGTGCCGGGCGGCACCGGGCGCAACTTCGACAGCTATGGCCATCTGGTGGGTGAGATGAGCGACCTGCAACGCCAGCTGCTGTGCGATCCGCAGACCTCCGGCGGGCTGCTGTTGGCGGTGCTGCCCGAGGCGGAAGCGCAGGTGTTGGCGATTGCCGAGCAGCATGGCATCACGCTCAACGCCATCGGCGAGTTGCATGCGGCCTCGGCCGGTAAGCCGCTGATAGAGGTCGAGTAG
- the sppA gene encoding signal peptide peptidase SppA produces MRTLWQIIAGIFRWTWRLLNFIRELILNLFLVLLILVGVGIYLSFQSSSTSTAPARGALLVDLSGVVVDQPSVNNRVRQWGRELLGASSSRLQENSLFDVVDSIRKAKDDKNITGMVLQLNDFAGADQPSLRYIGKALREFRDSGKPIFAIGDSYNQTQYYLASYANKVYLSPQGAVDLHGFATNNLYYKSLLDMLKVTTNIFRVGTYKSAVEPLIRDDMSPAAREADSRWIGGLWQNYLETVAANRQLTPQQLFPGAAGVLSGLQAAGGDTARYALDNKLVDELASRTAIENQLVKTFGWDKQANDFNAISIYDYQPKPDANQGGKIAVVFANGAIMDGPQTPGNVGGDTTAAELRQARLDPAIKAVVFRVNSPGGSVSASEVIRSELAAVRAAGKPVVVSMGGMAASGGYWVSTPADYIIASPSTLTGSIGIFGIINTYEKTLDTLGVHTDGVSTSPLADIAVTKALPQEFSQMMQLNIENGYKNFLDLVAKSRKMTPQQVDQIAQGHVWLGSDAKANGLVDQLGDFDDAVKKAAELAKLQQWQLDWFVDTPSLSDMVLSQFGVSIHGMLPAAIQAMLPAPLASVANAVKEQPGLFNNLNDPQNRYAICLTCGEVR; encoded by the coding sequence ATGCGCACATTGTGGCAAATTATTGCCGGCATTTTCCGGTGGACATGGCGTCTGCTGAATTTTATCAGGGAACTGATCCTTAACCTGTTCCTGGTATTGCTGATCCTGGTTGGGGTCGGCATCTATCTATCCTTCCAAAGTTCTTCCACCTCGACGGCTCCGGCGCGCGGCGCACTGCTGGTCGATTTAAGCGGCGTAGTGGTCGATCAGCCTTCGGTCAACAACCGGGTGCGGCAATGGGGCCGCGAACTCTTGGGCGCCTCCAGCAGCCGTCTGCAGGAGAATTCGCTGTTCGACGTGGTGGACAGCATCCGCAAGGCCAAAGACGACAAAAACATTACCGGCATGGTGTTGCAGCTGAATGACTTCGCCGGCGCCGATCAGCCGTCGCTACGTTATATCGGCAAGGCGCTGCGCGAATTCCGCGACAGCGGCAAACCGATCTTCGCCATCGGCGACAGCTACAACCAGACGCAGTACTACCTGGCCAGCTACGCCAACAAGGTCTACCTGTCGCCGCAGGGCGCGGTCGATCTGCACGGCTTTGCCACCAACAACCTGTACTACAAGTCGTTGCTGGACATGCTTAAGGTCACCACCAATATCTTCCGCGTCGGCACCTATAAATCGGCGGTAGAACCGCTGATCCGCGACGATATGTCGCCGGCGGCGCGTGAAGCGGACAGCCGTTGGATTGGCGGCCTGTGGCAGAATTACCTGGAGACCGTGGCAGCCAACCGTCAACTGACGCCGCAGCAGCTGTTCCCGGGCGCGGCCGGCGTGTTGAGCGGCCTGCAGGCTGCCGGTGGCGATACCGCCCGCTATGCGCTGGACAATAAGCTGGTGGATGAGCTGGCGTCGCGCACCGCGATTGAAAATCAGCTGGTCAAAACCTTTGGCTGGGACAAACAGGCGAACGATTTCAACGCCATCAGCATCTATGATTACCAGCCGAAACCGGATGCCAACCAGGGCGGCAAGATCGCCGTGGTGTTCGCCAACGGCGCCATCATGGACGGCCCGCAGACGCCGGGCAACGTCGGTGGCGACACCACCGCCGCCGAACTGCGTCAGGCGCGCCTGGATCCGGCCATCAAGGCCGTGGTGTTCCGCGTCAACAGCCCTGGCGGCAGCGTCAGCGCGTCCGAAGTGATCCGCTCCGAGCTGGCCGCCGTGCGCGCCGCCGGCAAGCCGGTGGTGGTTTCCATGGGCGGCATGGCCGCATCGGGCGGCTACTGGGTCTCGACGCCGGCCGACTACATCATCGCCAGCCCGAGCACGCTGACCGGCTCCATCGGCATTTTCGGCATCATCAACACCTACGAGAAAACCCTGGATACGCTGGGCGTGCACACCGACGGCGTGTCGACCTCGCCGCTGGCCGACATCGCGGTCACCAAGGCGTTGCCGCAGGAGTTCTCGCAGATGATGCAGCTGAACATCGAAAACGGGTATAAGAACTTCCTCGATCTGGTCGCCAAATCGCGCAAGATGACCCCGCAACAGGTTGACCAAATCGCGCAAGGCCACGTGTGGCTCGGCAGCGACGCCAAGGCCAACGGCCTGGTCGATCAGTTAGGTGATTTCGACGACGCGGTGAAGAAAGCCGCCGAGCTGGCGAAACTGCAACAGTGGCAGCTCGACTGGTTCGTCGACACCCCAAGCCTGAGCGATATGGTGCTCAGCCAGTTCGGCGTTTCCATTCACGGCATGCTGCCGGCGGCGATTCAGGCCATGCTGCCCGCCCCGCTGGCGTCGGTCGCCAACGCGGTGAAAGAACAGCCGGGCTTGTTCAATAACCTGAACGATCCGCAAAACCGCTATGCGATCTGCCTGACCTGCGGAGAAGTCCGCTAA
- a CDS encoding TIGR00730 family Rossman fold protein — MRNNICVFCGASEGVNPAYAEQARQLGQLLAGQGRRLIYGGGKKGLMGIVADAVLAAGGEAVGIIPERLVEAETAHRGLTELEVVPDMHTRKARMAALADGFIALPGGIGTLEELFEIWTWGQIGYHNKPVGLLNVNGFYRPLSQFLEHVADQGFMRHDYLGTLHISESAQTLLQQFDDYQPKNYDRWAK; from the coding sequence ATGCGAAACAATATTTGCGTTTTTTGTGGCGCCAGCGAAGGCGTCAACCCCGCTTATGCCGAGCAGGCCCGTCAACTGGGGCAACTGCTGGCCGGACAGGGGCGCCGGTTGATCTACGGCGGCGGCAAAAAAGGGTTGATGGGCATCGTGGCGGACGCCGTGCTGGCCGCAGGCGGTGAAGCTGTCGGCATTATCCCTGAGCGCCTGGTTGAAGCGGAAACGGCGCATCGCGGCCTGACCGAGTTGGAAGTGGTGCCTGACATGCATACGCGCAAAGCCCGTATGGCGGCGTTGGCGGACGGTTTTATCGCCCTGCCCGGCGGCATCGGCACGCTGGAAGAGCTGTTTGAAATCTGGACCTGGGGACAGATCGGCTATCACAACAAACCGGTCGGCCTGCTGAACGTTAACGGGTTCTACCGCCCACTGAGCCAGTTCCTCGAACATGTCGCCGATCAGGGTTTCATGCGCCACGACTATCTCGGTACGCTGCACATCAGCGAATCGGCGCAAACGCTGCTGCAACAGTTTGACGACTATCAGCCTAAAAATTACGACCGCTGGGCGAAATAA
- the xthA gene encoding exodeoxyribonuclease III, whose translation MKFVSFNINGLRARPHQLAAIIEQHQPDVIGLQETKVHDDMFPLEEVSQHGYHVFYHGQKGHYGVALLTKAEPLAVRRGFPTDEEDAQRRIIMADLATPQGTLTVINGYFPQGESRDHPIKFPAKTRFYQDLQNYLEQQLSAESPVLIMGDMNISPSDYDIGIGEDSRKRWLRTGKCSFLPEEREWMDRLLNWGLVDTYRHANPERNDEFSWFDYRSKGFDDNRGLRIDLLLASTPLASRCIATGIDYQTRGMEKPSDHAPVWAEFTL comes from the coding sequence ATGAAGTTTGTCTCTTTTAATATCAATGGACTGCGCGCGCGTCCGCACCAGTTGGCGGCAATTATCGAGCAGCACCAGCCCGACGTGATCGGTCTGCAGGAAACCAAAGTTCACGACGACATGTTCCCGCTGGAAGAAGTCAGCCAGCACGGCTACCACGTGTTCTATCACGGGCAAAAAGGCCATTACGGCGTGGCGCTGCTGACCAAAGCGGAACCGTTGGCTGTACGCCGCGGCTTCCCGACCGATGAAGAAGACGCACAGCGTCGCATCATCATGGCCGATCTGGCGACCCCGCAGGGTACGCTGACGGTGATCAACGGCTACTTCCCGCAGGGAGAAAGCCGCGATCACCCGATCAAGTTCCCGGCTAAGACGCGCTTCTATCAGGACCTGCAAAACTACCTGGAGCAACAGCTGTCGGCAGAATCCCCGGTGTTGATCATGGGCGACATGAACATCAGCCCCAGCGATTATGACATCGGCATCGGCGAAGACAGCCGTAAACGCTGGCTGCGCACCGGTAAGTGCTCCTTCCTGCCGGAAGAGCGCGAATGGATGGATCGCCTGCTGAACTGGGGCCTGGTGGACACCTATCGCCACGCCAACCCGGAGCGCAATGACGAGTTTTCGTGGTTCGACTATCGCTCAAAAGGCTTCGACGATAACCGCGGCCTGCGCATCGATCTGCTGCTGGCCAGCACCCCGCTGGCTTCGCGCTGCATCGCCACCGGCATCGACTATCAAACCCGCGGCATGGAGAAACCTTCCGACCACGCGCCGGTTTGGGCGGAATTTACGCTGTAA
- a CDS encoding YchJ family protein translates to MPESCPCGSGLTYNACCALFINGSQPAPTPGQLMRSRFTAYVNHNVDYLIATWHPDCGAEAWRNAIVDSFKNTEWLGLTIVEEKAGHEADEGFVEFIARFTDGDSGTPKAMHERSRFLRRDQRWYYIDGTQPQPGRNAICPCGSGKKYKKCCGR, encoded by the coding sequence TTGCCCGAATCATGCCCATGCGGCAGCGGACTGACCTACAACGCGTGCTGCGCCCTTTTTATCAATGGCAGCCAGCCGGCGCCGACCCCGGGTCAGCTGATGCGTTCACGCTTCACCGCCTACGTTAATCATAACGTCGACTATCTGATCGCCACCTGGCACCCCGATTGCGGCGCCGAAGCGTGGCGCAATGCCATCGTCGACAGTTTTAAAAACACCGAATGGCTGGGCCTGACGATCGTGGAAGAGAAAGCCGGCCATGAAGCGGATGAGGGCTTCGTCGAATTCATCGCCCGTTTTACCGACGGTGACAGCGGTACCCCTAAGGCGATGCATGAGCGCTCACGCTTCCTTCGCCGCGATCAACGTTGGTATTATATCGACGGTACCCAACCCCAGCCCGGCAGAAATGCAATTTGCCCCTGCGGCTCTGGGAAAAAATATAAGAAGTGCTGCGGGCGCTAG
- a CDS encoding NAD(P)H nitroreductase, translating into MDALDLLLNRRSASRLAEPAPAGEVRQNIINAGLRAPDHGALQPWRFVMIENQGLERFSQLLQAAAKQDQLDDAAIEKATKAPFRAPLIITVIAHCTEETKVPRWEQVVSAGCAVQAMQMAALAQGFNGIWRTGAWTEHALVREAFGCREQDEIVGFLYLGTPQLKAATKVTPQDSAPFVSYF; encoded by the coding sequence ATGGATGCTCTGGATCTTTTATTGAATCGCCGCTCGGCTTCGCGCCTGGCGGAACCGGCGCCGGCGGGGGAAGTGCGCCAAAATATCATCAACGCGGGCCTGCGTGCGCCCGATCACGGCGCGCTGCAGCCGTGGCGTTTCGTGATGATCGAGAATCAGGGTCTGGAGCGTTTCAGCCAGCTGCTACAGGCGGCGGCGAAGCAGGATCAACTGGACGACGCGGCGATCGAGAAGGCCACTAAAGCGCCGTTCCGCGCGCCGCTGATCATCACCGTCATCGCGCACTGCACCGAAGAGACCAAGGTGCCGCGCTGGGAGCAGGTGGTTTCCGCCGGTTGCGCGGTGCAGGCGATGCAGATGGCGGCGCTGGCGCAGGGCTTTAACGGTATCTGGCGCACCGGCGCCTGGACCGAGCATGCGCTGGTGCGCGAAGCCTTCGGTTGCCGCGAGCAGGACGAGATCGTCGGCTTCCTCTATCTGGGTACGCCGCAGCTGAAGGCCGCCACCAAGGTGACGCCGCAGGACAGCGCGCCTTTCGTCAGCTATTTCTGA
- the rssA gene encoding patatin-like phospholipase RssA: MRQIKIGLALGAGSAKGWAHIGVINALKKLGIEVDIVAGCSVGALVGAAFASHRLPAMEQWVRSFSYWDVIRLMDFSWQRGGLLRGERVFNAVGQLLKINDIAECALKFGAVTTNLSTGRELWLTEGDIHQAVRASCSMPGLLAPVWADGYWLVDGAVVNPVPVSLCRALGADIVIAVDLQHDAHLMQQDLFSVRGEDQSADDAPAGNWRGRLRERVGRMRQRKPTTAPTAMEIMGTSIQMLENRLKRTRMASDPPDVLIQPFCPQISTLDFHRAEEAIEAGLLAVEKQLDRLLPLIKNR; the protein is encoded by the coding sequence ATGCGGCAAATCAAGATCGGACTGGCGCTGGGGGCAGGCTCGGCCAAAGGCTGGGCCCACATCGGCGTGATTAATGCGTTAAAGAAACTGGGGATTGAGGTCGATATCGTTGCGGGTTGCTCTGTCGGTGCGCTGGTGGGCGCGGCGTTCGCCAGCCATCGTTTGCCGGCGATGGAGCAGTGGGTGCGGTCGTTCAGCTATTGGGACGTGATCCGGTTGATGGATTTTTCCTGGCAGCGCGGCGGTTTGCTGCGCGGCGAACGCGTATTTAATGCCGTCGGGCAGCTGTTGAAGATCAATGACATCGCCGAGTGTGCGCTGAAGTTCGGCGCCGTGACGACCAACCTCAGCACCGGCCGCGAACTGTGGCTGACCGAGGGCGATATTCATCAGGCGGTGCGCGCTTCTTGCAGCATGCCCGGCCTGTTGGCGCCGGTGTGGGCCGACGGCTATTGGCTGGTAGATGGCGCGGTGGTGAATCCGGTACCGGTGTCGCTCTGCCGGGCGCTCGGCGCCGACATCGTCATCGCTGTCGATCTGCAGCATGACGCGCATCTGATGCAGCAGGATCTGTTCTCGGTACGCGGTGAGGACCAAAGTGCGGATGATGCCCCCGCAGGCAATTGGCGCGGGCGTCTGCGAGAGCGGGTTGGCAGAATGCGGCAGCGCAAACCGACGACGGCGCCGACGGCGATGGAGATTATGGGCACGTCGATTCAAATGTTGGAAAATCGTTTGAAACGCACGCGGATGGCGAGCGATCCGCCGGACGTCTTGATCCAACCTTTCTGTCCGCAGATTTCGACGTTGGATTTCCATCGCGCCGAAGAGGCGATCGAGGCGGGACTGCTGGCGGTGGAAAAACAACTGGATCGGTTGTTGCCGTTGATAAAAAATAGATAA
- a CDS encoding pyrimidine (deoxy)nucleoside triphosphate diphosphatase — MKIIDVVAAILEQNGRILLAQRGPGSDQAGLWEFPGGKVEPGESQSEALARELDEELGICARVDAYVGSNQWQQGERVIRLHAWRVVDFSGELQQRCHSALVWVTPQQAQEFALAPADVPLLADYIAAQSDAR; from the coding sequence ATGAAAATTATCGACGTGGTAGCCGCTATTTTGGAACAGAACGGCCGCATTTTGCTGGCCCAGCGCGGCCCAGGCAGCGATCAGGCCGGTCTGTGGGAGTTTCCCGGCGGCAAGGTTGAGCCGGGCGAGAGCCAGTCAGAGGCGCTGGCGCGCGAGCTGGATGAAGAATTGGGGATTTGCGCCCGTGTCGACGCCTATGTGGGCAGCAATCAATGGCAGCAAGGCGAACGCGTCATCCGGCTGCACGCCTGGCGAGTCGTGGATTTCTCCGGCGAACTGCAACAGCGTTGCCACTCGGCGCTGGTCTGGGTCACGCCGCAACAAGCGCAGGAATTCGCCCTGGCACCCGCCGACGTTCCACTACTGGCGGATTATATCGCCGCGCAAAGCGATGCACGCTGA